The Calypte anna isolate BGI_N300 chromosome 23, bCalAnn1_v1.p, whole genome shotgun sequence genome has a segment encoding these proteins:
- the CRYBG2 gene encoding beta/gamma crystallin domain-containing protein 2, whose translation MDSPLQHSKSRGFVSNTELSMKQAVPRAPGPEGRSCFQKVSLVSRRLENSRSTGGREGSPSRVSLLLQAWEREIVEKAASSPTTLTHRDRSPSSSSSSSINLKDFSTHGPIFSQVYSPAQKPRRQDERGKVEDGVPPPVGAPRDTGVHRESYVHGTLLPIRSAKHHSGGPGAGSGAGPGAGPGAPCVAEPGCVSGLPRARQVTVLRTGRDTARSEPGLVGGREAQNRVHDTAGATMAPSQSQEQDSSGFTAAVVGSESSPGTVETPEPLAEASPGEKESPQAGAAPQNATPKDGDSPGDPQSIRASCPQCPSEDTGGQADPAGVGEGSMADGDGTGSAMSPRTKSTPGADGTPENSSLELSDPKPSSEPPAPPKAELELEGGKKLENPQGTVQSSPESIPEPSSELPAPDSRSESPLSATEEDPELLVDMEIFVDTLRNMEPSEMRKAPKAPRQPRPSSLGRCTPLPPIQEDRVAPRGPLPLPEALRELLAQGTMGDSPEEEEVIENPYLSPEERALSGTLPRDSVGGDGQAEEDSLLGTLRKVVEEEKANVVSERNVLFRGNVLKGMALLSHFMEQRAATAEEAKPYSRLDNSVLYSRFVTPSTVPGGDGGCMGSPTHGDHNGLGPGGHPSLEMAVLEAPSPGSISPATEELENTMSLSLADIPQEDEEGFEKINTRPGKIILFSEAGFTGQKREIWGDVPDATSWELSHTISIRVIRGGWVMYEKPRFHGRKCVLAEGDVEINNPWTAYGQSGQRAGNHPFRIGSFKRVVRDYRIPRISLFAEENGEGARVEFSDSAEDTRTRGQPLAAASIIVHSGLWLMYSKPFFDDDPYVLEPGGYPNLKAWGAKDPSICSMHPIRLGCPVVERPGEPQVLIYEAASFQGSSFTISRDIYDLKSLPGLALPTVGSLRVLGGCWVGYEKEGFRGHQYLLEEGEYQDWKQWGGHDKELLSLRLIRTDFSDPALVLFEAMDFEEGPSVELSEALPDTQLAGYGTVTQSIHVLSGVWVAYEGTNFSGEQYILEKGVYRNCEDWGATDCRIASAQPILQVGEHNLHFVSKILLFSESDFLGDHVTFKEDQETLPDAFIPRSCRVRGGSWILFDGQNFAGEQHVLSEGEYPTLSAMGCLSSTTICSLKKVPVFFSEPSIFLHGLECFEGKEIELNTEVRSLQAEGFNNHVLSVRVKGGIWVLCEHGDFRGRQWLLDCTEITNWLTYSGLQHVGSLYPIRQRRIHFRIRSRELQLYLFVPDDVEDMKAGRVVVSSLSEQSSFVWYYEDGMIKNQVAPNMSLQVIGPAGKGAKAVLWSETRMPRQTWSIDSQGRIHSQMFEDMILDIKGGRSYDRDHAIVWDIAEDRPTQIWDIQVL comes from the exons ATGGATTCCCCACTCCAACACTCCAAGTCCAGGGGTTTTGTCTCCAACACGGAGCTGAGCATGAAGCAAGCGGTGCCAAGAGCCCCGGGGCCCGAGGGCAGGTCCTGCTTCCAGAAGGTCTCACTGGTGTCACGGCGGCTGGAGAACAGCAGGAGCACGGGGGGTCGGGAAGGGAGTCCTTCCCGCgtctccctcctgctgcaggccTGGGAAAGGGAGATCGTGGAAAAGGCAGCATCCAGCCCCACCACCCTGACACACCGGGAccgctccccctcctcctcttcctcctcctccatcaaCCTCAAGGACTTCAGCACCCACGGTCCCATCTTCTCGCAGGTGTATTCCCCGGCGCAAAAGCCGCGGCGTCAGGACGAGAGGGGGAAGGTGGAGGATGGTGTCCCCCCACCCGTGGGTGCCCCCCGTGACACTGGGGTGCACCGGGAGAGCTACGTGCACGGCACCCTCCTCCCCATCCGTTCCGCTAAGCACCACAGTGGGGGTCCCGGGGCCGGTTCTGGGGCAGGTCCCGGGGCAGGTCCTGGTGCTCCGTGCGTGGCCGAGCCCGGCTGCGTCTCCGGGCtgcccagagccaggcaggtgACGGTGCTGCGGACGGGCAGGGACACGGCCAGGTCTGAGCCAGGGCTGGTGGGGGGACGGGAAGCCCAAAATAGGGTGCACGACACTGCTGGTGCCACCATGGCGCCGtcacagagccaggagcaggacagCAGTGGCTTCACTGCAGCTGTGGTGGGCAGTGAGAGCTCGCCGGGCACTGTGGAGACCCCTGAGCCCCTGGCTGAGGCATCCCCCGGGGAGAAAGAGTCACCACAAGCTGGAGCTGCACCGCAGAATGCAACGCCAAAGGATGGTGACAGCCCTGGGGACCCTCAAAGCATCAGAGCCAGCTGCCCACAGTGTCCCTCAGAGGACACCGGTGGCCAGGCTGATCCAGCAGGTGTGGGAGAGGGAAGCATGGCTGATGGGGATGGCACTGGTTCAGCCATGTCACCGAGGACAAAAAGCACCCCCGGAGCTGATGGCACCCCTGAAAACTCCTCCTTGGAGCTGAGTGATCCAAAGCCCTCATCTGAACCACCAGCGCCTCCAAAGGCTGAGCTCGAGTTGGAGGGGGGCAAGAAGCTGGAGAACCCCCAGGGCACAGTCCAGAGTTCCCCTGAGAGCATCCCAGAGCCCTCCTCTGAGCTCCCAGCCCCTGATTCCCGGTCTGAAAGCCCCCTGTCAGCCACTGAGGAGgaccctgagctgctggtggaCATGGAGATCTTTGTGGACACGCTCCGCAACATGGAACCCTCAGAGATGCGGAAGGCGCCCAAAGCCCCACGCCAGCCCCGTCCCTCGTCCCTGGGCCGCTGCACCCCTCTACCCCCAATACAGGAGGACCGTGTGGCCCCCCGGGgccccctccccctgcctgaGGCCCTTCGTGAACTTCTGGCACAGGGGACCATGGGGGACAGccccgaggaggaggaggtgatcGAGAACCCCTACCTGAGCCCCGAGGAGCGGGCGCTGTCAGGGACCCTCCCTAGGGACAGCGTGGGGGGTGATGGTCAAGCAGAGGAGGACTCACTGCTGGGGACACTGAGGAAGGTGGTAGAGGAGGAAAAGGCCAACGTGGTGTCTGAGAGGAATGTTCTCTTCCGAGGGAACGTCCTGAAGGGAATGGCCCTGCTGTCCCACTTCATGGAGcagagggcagccacagctgagGAGGCCAAACCCTACTCCCGTCTGGACAACAGCGTTCTCTACAGCCGCTTCGTCACCCCCAGTACTGTCCCTGGTGGGGACGGGGGATGCATGGGCTCACCCACCCATGGAGACCACAATGGGCTGGGCCCTGGTGGCCACCCCAGCCTTGAGATGGCTGTGCTGGAAGCCCCAAGTCCTGGCTCCATCTCTCCTGCCACAGAAGAGCTGGAGAACAccatgtccctgtccctggcTGACATTCCG caggaggatgaggagggctTTGAGAAGATCAACACAAGACCTGGCAAG ATCATCCTCTTCTCCGAGGCTGGCTTCACAGGACAGAAACGGGAGATCTGGGGTGATGTCCCTGATGCCACCTCCTGGGAGCTCTCACACACCATCTCCATCCGAGTCATCCGAGGCGG GTGGGTGATGTACGAGAAGCCGCGGTTCCACGGGCGGAAGTGTGTCCTGGCAGAGGGGGACGTGGAGATCAACAACCCCTGGACGGCGTACGGGCAGAGCGGGCAGCGTGCGGGCAACCACCCCTTCCGCATCGGCTCCTTCAAGAGGGTGGTGCGG gatTACCGCATCCCCCGGATCAGTCTCTTTGCCGAGGAGAACGGTGAAGGAGCTCGGGTGGAGTTCAGTGATTCGGCCGAGGACACCCGCACGCGGGGACAGCCGctggctgctgcctccatcATTGTCCACTCGGGCCT GTGGCTGATGTACTCCAAGCCTTTCTTTGATGATGATCCCTACGTTTTGGAGCCGGGCGGGTATCCCAATTTAAAGGCGTGGGGAGCCAAGGACCCATCCATCTGCTCCATGCATCCCATCAGGCTG ggctgccctgttGTTGAGAGACCTGGTGAGCCACAG gtCCTGATCTATGAGGCCGCCAGTTTCCAGGGCAGCAGCTTCACCATCAGCCGAGACATCTATGACCTGAAGAGCCTGCCTGGGCTAGCACTGCCCACCGTGGGCTCCCTTCGCGTCCTGGGTGGCTG ctgggTTGGCTACGAGAAGGAGGGCTTCCGTGGTCACCAGTACCTGCTGGAGGAAGGGGAGTACCAGGACTGGAAGCAGTGGGGAGGTCACGACAAGGAGCTGCTGTCCTTACGGCTGATACGAACG GACTTCTCCGACCCAGCACTGGTCCTTTTTGAGGCCATGGACTTTGAGGAGGGCCCAAGTGTGGAGCTGAGCGAGGCGCTGCCTGACACACAGCTCGCCGGCTATGGCACCGTCACCCAATCCATCCACGTGCTGAGTGGCGT ATGGGTGGCTTACGAGGGCACCAACTTCTCTGGGGAGCAGTACATCCTGGAGAAGGGGGTGTACCGTAACTGTGAAGACTGGGGGGCCACGGATTGCCGCATTGCCTCAGCAcagcccatcctgcag GTTGGGGAACACAACCTCCATTTCGTCTCCAAG aTCCTGCTCTTCTCAGAGTCTGACTTCTTGGGGGACCACGTTACCTTCAAGGAGGACCAGGAGACCCTGCCTGATGCCTTCATCCCACGCTCCTGCAGAGTCCGCGGGGGCAG ctggaTCCTGTTTGATGGGCAGAACtttgctggggagcagcacGTGCTGTCTGAGGGTGAGTACCCAACGCTCAGCGCCATGGGCTGCCTCTCCTCCACCACCATCTGCTCTTTGAAGAAGGTCCCAGTG TTTTTCTCAGAGCCTTCCATCTTCCTGCACGGGTTGGAGTGTTTCGAGGGGAAGGAGATCGAGCTGAACACCGAGGTGCGGAGTCTCCAGGCAGAGGGGTTCAACAACCACGTCCTGTCGGTGCGAGTCAAGGGTGGGAT ATGGGTGCTGTGTGAACATGGGGACTTCCGAGGCCGCCAGTGGCTGCTGGACTGCACAGAAATCACCAACTGGCTGACGTACAGTGGGCTCCAGCATGTGGGGTCCCTCTACCCCATCCGCCAA agACGGATCCATTTCCGCatcaggagcagggagctgcagctctacCTCTTTGTCCCTGATGATGTGGAGGACATGAAAGCAGGGAGGGTGGTGGTCTCCAGCCTGAGTGAGCAGAGCAGCTTCGTCTGGTACTACGAGGATGGGATGATCAAAAACCAG GTGGCCCCCAACATGAGCCTGCAGGTCATCGGgccagctgggaagggagcaaAGGCTGTGCTGTGGTCTGAGACCCGGATGCCACGTCAGACCTGGAGCATTGATTCTCAGGGACGGATCCACAGCCAGATGTTTGAGGACATGATCCTTGATATAAAGG GTGGCCGATCCTACGACCGGGACCACGCCATTGTTTGGGACATAGCTGAGGACAGACCCACACAGATCTGGGACATACAGGTGCTATGA
- the UBXN11 gene encoding LOW QUALITY PROTEIN: UBX domain-containing protein 11 (The sequence of the model RefSeq protein was modified relative to this genomic sequence to represent the inferred CDS: deleted 1 base in 1 codon), with protein MPGLVVLRGLSRLPHAACADTELMSSMMQKITLLEQKIEKQAEEIKLKDKRITELEEKMKTLQKREDAEELEMRCLELQTQVWEMERFLNDYGLIWVGERHEQLEDDELLKNEEELPVRSFWKPGEAVVSKPQIDFDQILENVKDLNVLAGEGTSQIEHTPGGARLRQAEPLSLTLYQNGIITFNGTFRPYEDPSTQQCLQDIMDGYFPSELQARYPDGIPLQVTDRRDVVFRERHLPGSFPGHGQVVGHSKSSELQETTKMPDPKLPLEQVNKLSKALKHGEEVTGTQDSAQAAQEGSNGVWSRKGILAETSRLSALERMKTAEEAEAPAPALCTLRIKSESGEQTYTIRMLLTETIGDLRQHLTHARGGDSDSYEIISTFPQRVYTDNSRSLQDCGLTPNTSLLLRRKDPSQQDGTELETASNKSCSPPALPGEGAASH; from the exons ATGCCGGGACTTGTAGTCCTCAGGGGGCTGTCTCGTCTCCCAC ATGCAGCTTGTGCTGATACAGAGCTCATGTCCTCCATGATGCAAAAAATCACTCTTTTGGAACAAAAAATAGagaaacaagcagaagaaatcaaactaaag GACAAGAGGATTACTGAACttgaagagaagatgaagactCTTCAGAAAAGAGAAG ATGCAGAGGAACTGGAAATGAGGTGCCTTGAGCTGCAGACCCAGGTCTGGGAGATGGAG AGGTTTCTAAATGACTATGGTCTGATTTGGGTTGGAGAGAGACATGAACAGCTGGAAGATGATGAATTGCTTAAGAATGAAGAAGAGCTGCCAGTAAGGAGCTTCTGGAAGCCAG GTGAAGCAGTTGTCTCCAAACCCCAGATCGATTTTGATCAAATCTTGGAAAATGTGAAGGATTTGAATGTCCTGGCTGGAGAGGGCACTTCTCAAATTGAGCACACACCAGGGGGGGCTCGGCTGAGGCAGGCAGAGCCCTTGTCTCTCACTCTGTATCAAAATGGGATCATCACATTCAACGGAACCTTTCGGCCCTATGAGGACCCATCCACACAG CAATGCCTGCAGGACATCATGGATGGGTATTTCCCTTCAGAGCTGCAAGCTCGCTACCCAGATGGCATCCCTTTGCAG GTCACTGACAGAAGGGACGTGGTATTTCGGGAGAGACACCTCCCAGGAAGCTTTCCTGGCCATGGCCAAGTAGTTGGCCATTCAAAATCAAGTGAACTACAGGAAACCACCAAGATGCCAG ATCCCAAACTCCCTTTGGAGCAGGTCAACAAACTTTCCAAGGCTTTGAAACATGGAGAAGAAGTAACTGGTACCCAAGATTCAGCCCAAGCAGCACAGGAG GGCTCCAATGGGGTGTGGAGCAGGAAAGGGATCCTGGCGGAGACATCCAGGCTGTCTGCTCTGGAGAG GATGAAGACAGCTGAAGAGGCTGAagctcctgcccctgctctcTGCACTCTCCGCATCAAATCCGAGAGTGGGGAGCAGACCTACACCatcaggatgctgctgacagAGACCATTGGGGACCTGCGCCAACACCTCACCCATGCCAG GGGTGGAGACTCTGACTCGTATGAGATCATCAGTACCTTTCCCCAGAGGGTGTACACGGACAATTCCAGGAGTCTGCAGGACTGTGGCCTGACCCCCAACACCTCCTTGTTGCTGCGAAGAAAAGACCCCTCCCAGCAagac gggacagagctggaaaCAGCTTCTAACAAGAGCTGctcacccccagctctgccaggggaaggaGCTGCCTCCCACTGA